The Montipora foliosa isolate CH-2021 chromosome 1, ASM3666993v2, whole genome shotgun sequence genome has a window encoding:
- the LOC137978628 gene encoding QRFP-like peptide receptor yields the protein MMFPSSLCTTLLVLHGTELFVIVAFNFITILVFVKNRCLRKRSMYLILNLAVADMLVGAFSVSYTYLELGIMCNIWKVKNSIGLGFDVLVWLWSVFPIASLTNLAVISIERAHATFRPFKHRVISKRAYGAIIAASWLLSVSLTSYLQSTHKTRKGLYFYVWNSFNAICLFVISVSYVSIAVKVYCGIPTQHLHAVSRERKLTTTLFIVTLVSLLLWLPYTVCSFLYFSTDILTSLSPLTNDLLNHVCIIVYFANSLVNPILYATRMPEFRGALILLCRRNEIHVAPFSQGNSFTIRSERK from the coding sequence ATGATGTTTCCTTCTTCTCTGTGCACCACGCTGCTTGTTCTGCATGGAACAGAACTTTTTGTCATAGTGGCTTTCAATTTTATCACCATTCTTGTTTTCGTAAAAAATCGTTGTCTTCGTAAGCGTAGCATGTACTTGATACTTAATCTGGCAGTTGCAGACATGTTAGTTGGGGCATTTTCGGTATCATATACCTACCTTGAATTGGGAATCATGTGCAACATTTGGAAAGTAAAAAATTCTATAGGCCTAGGGTTTGACGTTCTCGTTTGGTTGTGGAGTGTGTTTCCTATCGCTTCCCTGACAAACCTTGCGGTGATTTCCATAGAAAGGGCGCATGCGACTTTTCGACCATTCAAACATCGCGTTATATCAAAACGGGCTTATGGTGCAATCATCGCTGCCAGTTGGCTTCTTTCTGTCTCGTTAACGAGTTATTTGCAATCTACACATAAAACAAGAAAAGGCCTTTATTTTTACGTATGGAATTCATTTAATGCAATTTGTCTTTTTGTTATCTCTGTTTCTTACGTATCCATTGCTGTAAAAGTTTATTGCGGCATACCTACTCAGCACCTTCATGCAGTCAGTAGAGAGAGAAAACTGACCACGACATTGTTTATCGTGACTTTAGTATCTTTACTGCTGTGGCTGCCGTATACAGTTTGCTCTTTTCTGTACTTCTCCACCGACATTTTAACGTCCCTTTCCCCGTTAACAAATGATTTGTTGAATCATGTGTGTATCATTGTTTACTTTGCGAACTCACTTGTTAATCCCATTTTGTACGCAACAAGGATGCCAGAATTTAGAGGAGCTCTTATATTACTTTGTCGTCGAAACGAAATCCATGTTGCGCCGTTTTCGCAAGGGAATAGTTTTACAATTAGATctgagagaaaataa